One stretch of Armigeres subalbatus isolate Guangzhou_Male chromosome 2, GZ_Asu_2, whole genome shotgun sequence DNA includes these proteins:
- the LOC134216507 gene encoding uncharacterized protein LOC134216507 has protein sequence MGNHLQHSLLMKFVDGLDGKAYDRICEEDESLTFERAYEIAVKYEPDSIKVAGIFQIDQNKQGANRRQTTGNRGQPMGRCLACNRQGHYKRDCRFKEYVCKKCNKRGHLQAACSYQRNFYVREQDEQQMEEAEDEVTLQQNFINFSI, from the exons ATGGGAAATCATCTTCAGCACAGTTTGCTGATGAAATTTGTTGACGGATTGGACGGGAAAGCGTACGATCGCATATGCGAAGAAGACGAATCCCTAACATTTGAGCGGGCGTACGAGATAGCAGTTAAATATGAGCCGGATTCGATCAAAGTAGCAGGAATTTTTCAAATCGATCAGAATAAACAGGGAGCAAACCGTCGACAGACTACCGGAAATCGAGGACAACCGATGGGCAGATGCTTAGCTTGCAACAGGCAAGGTCACTACAAACGGGATTGTCGTTTCAAGGAATATGTCTGCAAGAAGTGTAACAAACGAGGTCACTTACAGGCGGCCTGTTCGTACCAGCGGAATTTCTACGTAAGAGAGCAAGATGAGCAGCAAATGGAGGAAGCAGAGGATGAGGTGACCTTGCAGCAAAATTTCATCA atttcaGTATTTGA
- the LOC134212372 gene encoding F-box/LRR-repeat protein 20 yields MKSADKMSQAVSRNRFEKSYIIPEDEISKKLPKEILLRILSYLDVTSLCRCGQVSRYWNILALDGSNWQKINLFDFQRDIEGTVIENISLRCGGFLKYLCLRGCQSVGSQSIRTLAQHCHNIEHLDLEGCKKITDVAIQPLSKNCSKLTAINLESCSQISDCSLKALSDGCPNLTEINVSWCNLITENGVEAIARGCNKIKKFSSKGCKDVNDRAVIALALYCPNIEVLNLHSCETITDASVSKIAVKCINLRQLCVSKCCELTDHTLIALASYNHYLNTLEVAGCTQFTDSGFIALAKNCKYLERMDLEECSQITDATLSNLAVGCPSLEKLTLSHCELITDEGIRQLAAGGCAAESLSVLELDNCPLITDDTLEHLISCHNLQRIELYDCQLISRNAIRRLRNHLPNIKVHAYFAPVTPPPTSNGPRPRYCRCCEIL; encoded by the exons AAATCATATATAATTCCAGAAGATGAAATATCCAAGAAACTACCCAAAGAGATACTTTTGCGAATATTATCCTATCTTGATGTCACCTCGCTATGTCGATGTGGTCAG GTATCCCGGTACTGGAATATCCTAGCACTAGACGGTTCTAACTGGCAGAAAATCAATCTGTTTGATTTCCAGAGGGATATTGAG GGTACGGTTATCGAGAACATTTCGCTGCGCTGCGGCGGTTTCCTGAAATATCTCTGCCTCCGTGGCTGCCAGTCCGTCGGCAGCCAATCGATTAGAACCCTTGCTCAACACTGCCATAACATTGAACATCTAGATCTGGAAGGGTGCAAGAAGATCACCGACGTGGCTATTCAACCACTCAGCAAAAACTGCAGCAAACTAACCGCCATCAACCTCGAGTCCTGCTCGCAAATCTCCGACTGCAGCCTGAAGGCATTATCCGACGGGTGTCCA aatCTGACCGAAATTAATGTTTCCTGGTGTAATCTTATAACGGAAAACGGTGTCGAGGCGATAGCCAGGGGttgcaataaaataaaaaagttcaGTAGTAAAG GTTGCAAAGACGTGAACGATAGAGCTGTTATCGCCCTAGCGTTGTATTGTCCTAATATTGAAGTTTTGAATCTACATAGCTGTGAG ACTATAACAGATGCATCGGTGTCGAAGATAGCGGTAAAGTGTATCAATTTGAGGCAGCTGTGTGTGTCCAAATGTTGCGAGCTCACGGATCACACGCTGATAGCATTAGCATCTTACAATCACTATCTCAACACACTCGAAGTTGCCGGTTGTACTCAGTTTACGGATTCAGGATTCATTGCGTTAGCAAAG aattgTAAATATTTGGAACGAATGGATCTGGAAGAGTGCAGTCAAATAACCGACGCAACACTATCGAACCTCGCAGTTGGATGTCCTAGTCTAGAAAAATTG ACCCTGTCACATTGCGAACTGATTACCGATGAGGGTATCCGGCAGCTGGCTGCCGGAGGTTGCGCTGCAGAAAGTCTATCCGTCCTTGAATTGGACAACTGTCCTCTAATAACCGATGACACTCTCGAACATCTAATATCCTGTCACAATTTACAACGGATAGAGCTCTACGACTGCCAACTAATATCTAGGAATGCTATCCGTCGGTTGAGG AATCATCTACCAAATATAAAAGTACATGCATACTTTGCACCAGTGACACCACCACCGACCTCCAACGGACCACGACCCCGGTACTGTCGATGTTGTGAGATTCTCTGA